In the Sporolituus thermophilus DSM 23256 genome, CCAGCTACTCTCTCTGGCATTTCGTACCCTTGATAACGCGCCGCCCAAACGATTCCGGCCCCGTCAGGAACGACCAAGTCAGCTTGACGAAGGATATCTGCCAATTCTTTGTCTGACTGGGCCATCATTACCATTTCCGCATTCGCCGTGGCAACCAGACGGGGACTTGATTTATCAGCAATAAAACCTTCGATAACTGTCAATGCTTCCTTCATCGTGACAACGTCGATCGGTACATTCAAAATATTAATTCTTGTCCGCACAATTAATTGGTCATCCTTTTGCCAATAAATTTCCTTCCTTAAGATTGTATCACAATATTAAAAACCGGGCAATCGTGGCCATGGTAGTTTCCATTGCGGCCGTTCATCCTTTTGTTCACGTTTGGGGTCCACACGCTTATTCATTGAAGGCTCCTCCAACTGCTCGCGAGCGCGCCAGTCGGAAAACGGCGGTAACGGCAGACCTGCCCTACCCCGCGGGTCAACAGTAGTTGGTTCCGTACCTTTGATAAAAGCGCTGTACTCTACTTCCGGGCAGCCGCCACTAGAACGTTTGCCTGAGTCGGCGCAAATAGGAACATTAGTAATTATATTGCGGGGAACGGTAAAATCCGCAGGGGTGGTTCCAGCCAAAACCTTGGCCATCATGGCGCCCCACAACCCGGCCACTTCGGTACCGGAAATACCGACTGGTTTCCAGTCATCATTACCAATATAAATGCCCGCCAGCAACTCCGGGGTATAGCCGATAAACCAAGCTGTCACATAATCGTCAGTTGTGCCGGTTTTACCTGCCGCCGGTCGGCCAATATTGGCGTTGGTCGCTGTCCCATCCTGAATTACACCGCGCATCATGTCGGTCATTAAGTAAGCAATTTCGGGACTTAATACGGCGCGCTGATTAAGACGGCTCTCTTCTAAAACCTGGTCTTTTTCATCCAATACCTTAAGAATGGCGATCGGTTGCGATAAGATGCCGCTATTAGCAAACGCCGTATACGCGGTCGTTAGTTCGAGCAGATTAACGCCCCGGCGTAGTCCTCCCAAAGCTGAAGCTAGGTTATTGTCTTCAGGAACTATCGTTGAGATGCCCATAGTTCGTGCCAGTGATAATATGTTGTCCATGCCAACCTGGTTGGCTACCTTTACCGCCGCCACATTGACTGACCATCTGAGTGCTTTCTTCATGGTAATAGGACCGCGATATTTTTTATCATAGTTTTTGGGTTGGTAACCGCCAATGTTAATCGGTTCATCGACAATGACCGATGCGGGTGTCAGACCTTGCATCAGCGCCGCGCTGTAAACAAATGGTTTGAAGGCTGAGCCGGGTTGGCGAACTTCGGCGATAACACGGTTAATTTGGCTTTCTTCATAATTTCGTCCACCCACCATCGCCTTTATATAGCCAGTACGCGGATCAAGGGCCAAAACCGCTCCCTGCCTCTTGCCTAACACAGCTTCAGCTGCCTGCTGGGTTTTGATATCCAGGGTGGTATAAACTTTTAACCCGCCTTTATAAACACGATTGGCGCCATACCGGCTGACCAGCTCGTTGGCTACATAGTCAAGAAAATAAGAAGCTTGTACCACCCGCTTCTTTTTTCCCGCTAGCACCAACGGCTCCGCATTGGCCTTTGCTGCTTGTTCTGCAGTTATATACCCTTCCTTCACCATGCCCGCTAGCACGATAGCCCGACGATCCAACGCCGCTTTTAAATCATTGTAGGGTGAATAGATATTTGGGCCACGGGGTAACCCGGCAAGCAACGCGCTTTCGCCAAGCGTCAATTCGTTGGCATGTTTGCCGAAATAGACTTGAGCGGCCGCTTCTATGCCGTAAGCACCTTCTCCGAAATATATTTGATTAAGATAAGCTTGAAGGATTTCCTGTTTAGAGAACTTGCGTTCGATGACAATGGCCAGCAACGCTTCCTTGATTTTGCGTCCTAGGGTTCGTTCTTGGGTCAAAAACATATTTTTCGCCAACTGCTGCGTAATAGTGCTCCCTCCTTCCGCCAAGCTACGAGTGC is a window encoding:
- a CDS encoding transglycosylase domain-containing protein, producing MHWREYIIDVIIVVVILSIFAGIGYAFFSLPRTDTLDNLQHIAATQVFDINGQLISKLFEENRIVVSLNNISPYVQQAIIANEDTRFYSHFGIDPIGIVRALIVDIRTRSLAEGGSTITQQLAKNMFLTQERTLGRKIKEALLAIVIERKFSKQEILQAYLNQIYFGEGAYGIEAAAQVYFGKHANELTLGESALLAGLPRGPNIYSPYNDLKAALDRRAIVLAGMVKEGYITAEQAAKANAEPLVLAGKKKRVVQASYFLDYVANELVSRYGANRVYKGGLKVYTTLDIKTQQAAEAVLGKRQGAVLALDPRTGYIKAMVGGRNYEESQINRVIAEVRQPGSAFKPFVYSAALMQGLTPASVIVDEPINIGGYQPKNYDKKYRGPITMKKALRWSVNVAAVKVANQVGMDNILSLARTMGISTIVPEDNNLASALGGLRRGVNLLELTTAYTAFANSGILSQPIAILKVLDEKDQVLEESRLNQRAVLSPEIAYLMTDMMRGVIQDGTATNANIGRPAAGKTGTTDDYVTAWFIGYTPELLAGIYIGNDDWKPVGISGTEVAGLWGAMMAKVLAGTTPADFTVPRNIITNVPICADSGKRSSGGCPEVEYSAFIKGTEPTTVDPRGRAGLPLPPFSDWRAREQLEEPSMNKRVDPKREQKDERPQWKLPWPRLPGF